The Montipora capricornis isolate CH-2021 chromosome 3, ASM3666992v2, whole genome shotgun sequence genome window below encodes:
- the LOC138043241 gene encoding uncharacterized protein — MLKSKKAKPTHKHLHATATVDGIEEWGNLATCVMTTYFIFLLWRFVSIALYSVYATDCFLRAKLATLRCENFTKFPDPTVFEIAWQSTSAINGFIAIAILFKLPEFPGFTVIGLRLIRLARFWSFFFQLIVVMTYNIILFFHEHLLESAVIEVGFIFDEMTIWMVVCLWNFVPAPKNKSFDRCPGLLIAYYCTLIVFFLENFFLFLLMTSQAALDVTGIHEFENRSKGLQALGIVLNATEATFYFAVMKFMWNKLFECNSEAQDLLKRETI; from the coding sequence ATGCTTAAAAGTAAGAAAGCGAAGCCGACTCACAAACACTTGCACGCCACAGCAACCGTTGATGGTATTGAGGAATGGGGAAATCTTGCTACATGTGTAATGACAACCTATTTCATTTTTCTATTGTGGAGATTTGTTAGCATTGCTTTATATTCAGTGTACGCCACTGATTGCTTTTTGAGAGCGAAGCTTGCTACATTACGATGTGAAAACTTCACCAAGTTCCCAGATCCTACCGTATTCGAAATCGCGTGGCAATCTACTTCAGCTATAAACGGCTTCATCGCCATTGCAATTCTCTTCAAGCTGCCAGAGTTTCCTGGTTTTACAGTTATAGGTTTGCGTCTTATTCGTCTTGCTCGTTTCTGGTCTTTTTTCTTCCAACTCATCGTTGTTATGACGTACAACATTATCCTGTTCTTTCACGAACACTTACTTGAGAGTGCGGTTATCGAAGTTGGTTTCATTTTTGACGAAATGACAATCTGGATGGTGGTTTGCTTGTGGAATTTTGTACCCGCACCAAAGAACAAATCTTTCGACAGGTGCCCAGGGTTACTGATCGCTTACTACTGCACActtattgttttcttcttagagaacttttttctctttttactgATGACTTCTCAAGCTGCGTTAGATGTTACTGGAATCcatgaattcgaaaatagatcCAAGGGTTTGCAAGCCTTGGGAATTGTTTTAAATGCAACCGAAGCGACGTTTTATTTCGCGGTCATGAAGTTTATGTGGAATAAACTCTTTGAATGCAATTCCGAGGCACAAGATCTTTTAAAGAGAGAGACAATTTGA
- the LOC138043240 gene encoding uncharacterized protein isoform X1, whose product MGKLSKAMFFVFQWTASLLITVISNNMSNELQTPKVAVTDESEDVTQKERSPAENAFYESFLIQSRSAIENLYASNIYHSQRHAKQVKDLERQKQYSMLQMNNNQKEMVKKMVHLKEKQGQIMAEKRKQFLKASITKSDGRIRPRSTSSVPDYDLRMLRHRHRSGSLPLLEPTDSAHTSQNLSGSSQNIETDSNSLRATLSRGLLSRSCEALSTLDKKNDRVVFPALSTSPRSLAKEPLEDTDFPFITRIEASPTNQPKLNLRLPLSSHQLEHRRRSLDPSVIRNLDSRRGVKTQTLGSATKSTHTKWIPKSCRSSQSGRLPSV is encoded by the exons ATGGGAAAACTGTCAAAAGCAATGTTTTTCGTATTCCAGTGGACAGCCAGTCTACTAATTACAGTCAT TTCAAACAATATGTcaaacgaacttcaaacaccAAAAGTTGCTGTCACGGATGAGAGCGAAGATGTCACTCAGAAAGAACGCTCTCCAGCCGAGAACGCTTTTTACGAATCATTTCTTATTCAATCCAGGTCCGCCATCGAAAACCTGTACGCTTCGAATATATACCACAGCCAGAGGCATGCAAAGCAGGTCAAGGATCTGGAACGTCAAAAACAATACAGCATGTTACAAATGAACAATAACCAAAAAGAAATGGTCAAAAAGATGGtgcatttaaaagaaaagcaaggccagataatggcagagaaaagaaaacaatttttgaaAGCTTCCATTACAAAGAGTGATGGACGGATCAGGCCGCGTTCGACGTCATCAGTGCCGGATTATGACTTGCGCATGCTGAGACACAGGCATAGATCTGGATCTTTGCCGCTTCTTGAGCCAACTGACTCGGCTCATACAAGCCAAAATTTGTCTGGATCCTCACAGAATATTGAAACAGATTCAAATTCATTACGTGCTACCCTTTCAAGGGGTTTGTTATCACGATCATGCGAGGCTTTGTCAACTCTTGACAAGAAGAATGATAGGGTTGTTTTTCCAGCATTGTCTACCTCTCCGAGAAGCTTGGCCAAAGAACCACTGGAAGATACCGATTTCCCGTTTATAACCCGGATAGAAGCTTCACCTACAAATCAGCCCAAGTTGAACCTAAGATTACCTCTCTCCAGCCACCAACTGGAACATCGCCGAAGATCGCTTGATCCCTCTGTTATAAGAAACTTAGACAGCAGGCGAGGGGTGAAAACCCAAACTCTTGGATCAGCAACAAAGAGTACTCATACAAAGTGGATTCCAAAGTCGTGTAGATCATCCCAAAGTGGAAGACTTCCTTCAGTTTAA
- the LOC138043240 gene encoding uncharacterized protein isoform X2, whose protein sequence is MSNELQTPKVAVTDESEDVTQKERSPAENAFYESFLIQSRSAIENLYASNIYHSQRHAKQVKDLERQKQYSMLQMNNNQKEMVKKMVHLKEKQGQIMAEKRKQFLKASITKSDGRIRPRSTSSVPDYDLRMLRHRHRSGSLPLLEPTDSAHTSQNLSGSSQNIETDSNSLRATLSRGLLSRSCEALSTLDKKNDRVVFPALSTSPRSLAKEPLEDTDFPFITRIEASPTNQPKLNLRLPLSSHQLEHRRRSLDPSVIRNLDSRRGVKTQTLGSATKSTHTKWIPKSCRSSQSGRLPSV, encoded by the coding sequence ATGTcaaacgaacttcaaacaccAAAAGTTGCTGTCACGGATGAGAGCGAAGATGTCACTCAGAAAGAACGCTCTCCAGCCGAGAACGCTTTTTACGAATCATTTCTTATTCAATCCAGGTCCGCCATCGAAAACCTGTACGCTTCGAATATATACCACAGCCAGAGGCATGCAAAGCAGGTCAAGGATCTGGAACGTCAAAAACAATACAGCATGTTACAAATGAACAATAACCAAAAAGAAATGGTCAAAAAGATGGtgcatttaaaagaaaagcaaggccagataatggcagagaaaagaaaacaatttttgaaAGCTTCCATTACAAAGAGTGATGGACGGATCAGGCCGCGTTCGACGTCATCAGTGCCGGATTATGACTTGCGCATGCTGAGACACAGGCATAGATCTGGATCTTTGCCGCTTCTTGAGCCAACTGACTCGGCTCATACAAGCCAAAATTTGTCTGGATCCTCACAGAATATTGAAACAGATTCAAATTCATTACGTGCTACCCTTTCAAGGGGTTTGTTATCACGATCATGCGAGGCTTTGTCAACTCTTGACAAGAAGAATGATAGGGTTGTTTTTCCAGCATTGTCTACCTCTCCGAGAAGCTTGGCCAAAGAACCACTGGAAGATACCGATTTCCCGTTTATAACCCGGATAGAAGCTTCACCTACAAATCAGCCCAAGTTGAACCTAAGATTACCTCTCTCCAGCCACCAACTGGAACATCGCCGAAGATCGCTTGATCCCTCTGTTATAAGAAACTTAGACAGCAGGCGAGGGGTGAAAACCCAAACTCTTGGATCAGCAACAAAGAGTACTCATACAAAGTGGATTCCAAAGTCGTGTAGATCATCCCAAAGTGGAAGACTTCCTTCAGTTTAA